From a single Poecilia reticulata strain Guanapo linkage group LG2, Guppy_female_1.0+MT, whole genome shotgun sequence genomic region:
- the LOC103482036 gene encoding gamma-crystallin M3-like, whose translation MGKIIFYEERNFQGRHYECMSDCSDMSSFLSRCHSCRVESGCFVVYDRPNFLGNQYFLRRGEYSDYGSFGMSDSIRSCRLIPQHRGSFRMRIFERENFLGQSHELVDDCDNIVDRYRMSDCQSCSVMDGHWLMYEQPHYRGRMMYLRPGEYRSMRELGHSGMRLSSVRRIMDSC comes from the exons aTGGGCAAG ATCATCTTCTACGAGGAGAGGAACTTCCAGGGTCGCCACTATGAGTGCATGAGCGACTGCTCTGACATGTCCTCCTTCCTCAGCAGGTGTCACTCCTGCAGGGTGGAGAGCGGCTGCTTTGTCGTGTACGACCGTCCCAACTTCCTGGGAAATCAGTATTTCCTGAGAAGGGGGGAATATTCCGACTACGGGTCTTTTGGCATGAGTGACTCCATCCGATCCTGCCGCTTAATTCCCCAG CACAGAGGTTCTTTTAGGATGCGCATCTTTGAGAGGGAGAACTTCCTTGGTCAAAGCCACGAGCTGGTGGACGACTGTGACAACATCGTGGATCGATACCGCATGTCTGACTGCCAGTCCTGCAGCGTGATGGATGGTCACTGGCTGATGTACGAGCAGCCCCACTACAGAGGGAGGATGATGTACCTGAGGCCTGGAGAGTACAGGAGCATGAGGGAGCTGGGGCACAGCGGCATGAGGCTCAGCTCTGTCAGGCGCATTATGGATTCCTGCTGA
- the LOC103482027 gene encoding beta-crystallin S-1-like — translation MEKIVFYEGQDFQGKSYDCKGDSADLYNYIRRCNSVKVQAGWWALYERNNFSGYQYIIGPGEYTGYGQWMGFNDCVRSCKIIKNCKGPLKLKLYGRPNFNGPTLEVTDNLNSLREKWPYQVMSCKVLQGSWVFYEHPNFSGRQYLLEKGEYGSPAEWGALTATIGSVRGVMELPKSDS, via the exons ATGGAGAAG attgtgtttTATGAAGGTCAGGACTTCCAGGGAAAGTCCTACGACTGCAAAGGGGACTCAGCCGACCTGTACAACTACATCCGCCGATGCAACTCTGTGAAGGTGCAGGCCGGCTGGTGGGCCCTGTATGAGCGCAACAACTTCTCAGGATACCAGTATATAATTGGTCCTGGGGAGTATACAGGCTATGGTCAGTGGATGGGATTTAATGACTGTGTCAGATCCTGCAAGATCATCAAAAAC TGCAAAGGCCCGTTAAAGCTCAAGCTATACGGACGGCCAAACTTTAACGGTCCGACTCTGGAggtgacagataatctgaattCCTTGCGAGAAAAATGGCCATATCAAGTCATGTCCTGCAAGGTCCTCCAGGGTTCCTGGGTGTTTTATGAACACCCCAACTTCAGTGGTCGGCAGTACCTGCTGGAGAAAGGGGAGTATGGGAGTCCTGCTGAGTGGGGAGCCTTGACTGCAACTATTGGTTCGGTCAGGGGAGTCATGGAGCTGCCAAAATCAGACAGCTAA
- the crygm5 gene encoding crystallin, gamma M5, with protein sequence MGRIIFYEDKNFQGRSYETSSDCAELTSYLSRCNSCRVESGCFMVYERSNFMGHQMLVRRGEYPDNQRLMGMSMSDCIRSCRMIPMHRGPFRMRIYERENFSGQMNELMDDCDSIQERYRMSECQSVHVMDGHWLLYEQPSFRGRMLYLRPGEYRSMRDMGTGPMDMRIGSIGRIMESC encoded by the exons ATGGGCAGA ATAATCTTTTATGAGGACAAGAACTTCCAGGGTCGTTCCTATGAGACCAGCAGCGACTGCGCAGAGCTCACCTCCTACCTGAGCCGCTGCAACTCCTGCAGGGTGGAGAGCGGCTGCTTCATGGTCTACGAACGCTCCAACTTCATGGGCCACCAGATGCTGGTGAGGCGAGGAGAGTACCCCGACAACCAGCGACTCATGGGGATGAGCATGAGCGACTGCATCCGCTCCTGCCGCATGATCCCCATG CACAGAGGTCCATTCAGGATGAGGATCTACGAGAGGGAGAACTTTAGTGGTCAGATGAACGAGCTGATGGACGACTGCGACTCCATCCAGGAGCGTTACCGCATGTCCGAGTGCCAGTCCGTCCATGTGATGGATGGCCACTGGCTGCTGTATGAGCAGCCCAGCTTCAGAGGCAGGATGCTGTACCTGAGACCCGGAGAGTACCGGAGCATGAGGGACATGGGGACGGGCCCCATGGACATGCGGATCGGCTCCATCGGACGCATCATGGAATCCTGTTAG